The sequence CTGGTGCTGTGATTTTAGCTTTCTTGGTATTGCATTTTTATGATTTTTATTTTCCTGAAATGAATTACAAATACATTCAGGCAAATACACCAGATGAAACTAGGTATTATGCTGAACTTCACCACAAGTTTCATGATCTTTGGAGAGTGATTCTTTATGTAGTCGCTTTTGGATTGCTTGGTTTACATCTAGCACACGGATTCCAGTCTTCTTTCCAATCAATTGGAGCAAGACATCCAAAATATACACCGGTAATTAAGGCTTTTGGAAATTGGTATTCTATCCTTATTCCGCTTGGGTTTATTTTCATCGCAGTTTTTCATTACGTAACTCAATAATTTCAATATACTAATATGAGTAAATTAGATTCAAGAATTCCAGCTGGTCCACTTAAGGATAAATGGAAAAATCATAAAGACCATATGAACCTTGTTGCGCCTAACAACCGTGATAAAATTGATATTATTGTTGTAGGTACAGGTTTAGCAGGGGGTTCTGCAGCAGCTACTTTGGCTGAGCAGGGATATAATGTGAAAGCATTTTGTTATCAGGATTCACCAAGAAGAGCGCATTCGATTGCGGCTCAGGGTGGTATCAACGCTGCTAAAAATTATCAGGGTGATGGTGACTCTACATACAGACTGTTCTACGACACCATCAAAGGTGGTGACTATAGAGCAAGAGAGGCAAACGTTTACAGATTAGCTGAAGTTTCTGCAAATATCATCGACCAATGTGTTTCTCAGGGAGTTCCATTTGGTAGAGATTACGGCGGACAATTAGATAACCGTTCATTTGGTGGAGTTCAGGTTAAAAGAACTTTCTACGCAAAAGGACAAACTGGTCAGCAGTTATTATTAGGTGCATATTCTTCATTAAGCCGTCAAATTGGAAAAGGAAGAGTAAAAATGTACAACCGTCACGAAATGCTAGAATTAGTAATCGTAGATGGAAAAGCAAGAGGAATTATCGCAAGAAACCTTGTAACTGGCGAAATTGAAAGACATTCTGCTCACGCCGTGGTTATTGCTTCAGGAGGTTACGGGAATGTATATTTCCTTTCTACCAATGCAATGGGTTCAAACGTTTCTGCAGCTTGGAAGATTCACAAAAAAGGAGCGTACTTCGCAAACCCTTGTTATGTGCAAATCCACCCGACTTGTATTCCGGTTCACGGAACTCAGCAGTCTAAACTGACTTTGATGTCTGAATCACTTAGAAACTCCGGAAGAATCTGGGTTCCTAAGAAAATTGAAGATTCAGTTGCAATCAGAGAAGGTAAATTAAGACCTGAAAATATTAAAGAAGAAGATAGAGATTACTATCTTGAAAGAAGGTATCCTGCATTCGGAAACCTAGTTCCTCGTGACGTTGCGTCTAGAGCGGGTAAAGAAAGATGTGATGCTGGTTATGGTATAGAAAATAACGAGACCAAAGAAGGTGTTTATCTTGATTTCTCAACAGAGATTATCAAAAAGGTAAAGAAACCGCTATCGAAAAAAATATTCAAAATCCTACAGATCAACAGATATACGACCTTGGAAAAGCTTGGATTGAAGAGAAGTACGGTAACTTATTCGTAATGTATGAAAAAATTACTGCGGATGATCCTTACAAAACTCCAATGAAGATTTATCCTGCCGTTCACTACACAATGGGTGGTGTTTGGGTTGATTATAACTTACAGTCTACAATTCCTGGATGTTTCGTAATCGGTGAAGCCAACTTCTCAGATCACGGAGCAAACAGATTGGGAGCTTCAGCATTAATGCAAGGTTTGGCAGACGGATATTTTGTTCTTCCATACACCATTGCAGATTACCTTTCTGCAGACATTAGAACAGGAGAAATTCCTACGACTTCTGCCGAGTTTGACGAAGCTGAAAAAGAAATTAAAGACAAAGTAAACTTCTTTGTAAATAATAAAGGAACACATTCGGTAGATCATTTCCACAAAAGGTTAGGACACATCATGTGGAATAAAGTTGGAATGGGAAGAACTCCTGAAGGTTTAAGAGAAGCTATTGCAGAAATTGATCAGGTAAAAAAAGATTTCTGGAAAGACGTGAAAGTAATGGGTGAAACTGAAGGGATGAACACCGAACTTGAAAAAGCGTTCAGAGTTGCAGATTTTATCGAATTAGGACAGTTAATGGCTATCGATGCATTACACAGAAACGAATCTTGTGGTGGGCATTTCAGAGAAGATCATTCTACTCCTGAAGGTGAAGCAGAAAGAGATGATGTCAACTTCAAATATGTAGGAGCTTGGGAATATCAGGGTGATGATATTAAGCAAGAAGTTCTGCATAAAGAAGATCTTATCTATGACAACATCGAAGTTAAAGCGAGAAGTTACAAATAATCTCCAACCTATAAATATAAAATTATGAGTGCAAAAAAAGGCCTTCATCTTACGCTGAAAATTTGGAGACAAAAAATACAAAAACTAAAGGTCAGTTTGAGACCTATAAAATATCAGATGTTTCTACAGATTCTTCATTTTTGGAGATGTTAGATATTCTGAACGAGAACTTAATCAACGAAGGAAAAGAACCCATCGCTTTTGATCACGACTGTCGTGAGGGAATCTGCGGGATGTGTTCTCTTTACATCAATGGTAGAGCTCATGGTCCAGATACAGGAATTACAACTTGTCAGCTTCACATGAGAATGTTCAAAGACGGTGAAACGATCGTTATCGAACCTTGGAGAAGCGCTGCGTTCCCTGTGATCAAAGATTTAATGGTAGACAGAAGCGCATTCGACAGAGTAATGGCTGCGGGAGGATTTATCTCGGTTAACACTTCAGGAAACACTTTGGATGCGAATGCAATTCCTATTCCTAAAGAAGATGCAGACAAAGCAATGGATGCTGCAGCTTGTATCGGGTGTGGAGCTTGTGTAGCGACTTGTAAAAACGGTTCTGCAATGTTATTCGTTGGAGCTAAAGTTTCTCAGTATGCTCTTTTACCTCAAGGTCGAGTAGAAGCAAAACGTAGAGTTCTGAACATGGTGAAAGCTATGGATGAGGAAGGTTTTGGTAACTGTTCAAACACTGGTGCTTGTGAAGTAGAATGTCCTAAAGGTATTTCTCTTGAGAATATTGCAAGAATGAACAGAGAGTACATGGCTGCTATGGCAGACAGAGGTTAATCTGTTTTAAAAATATATTTAAAATTTCGTCTTCTTCAATGAAGGCGAAATTTTTAGTTAAATCTTTCATAAAATCAATTATTAGATAGCAGTAAGTTTATCGAAAAACTTACTTTTGCTAAATTATTTAAAATCAAAAATGAAAAAATATCTTTTGTTATTTGTCATTGCAATATTTGCAATGTCTTGTTCAAAAAAAGTTGAAGTAAAAGGAAAAATCGCAGGAAGCTCTCCATTAGAAAGAGTAGAATTTGTAGAGGCTTCTGGTGTTGCTACTTTGCCATTAATCAACATGGGCTTAGACAAAGACGGAAATTTCGCAGGAACTTTTGAAGCTCCTAAAAATGGAATGTACGTTATCAACTATGCAGGAAAGCAAAACCTAATCTTCCTTAAAGGCGGACAAACTGTGAACATCTCCGGAAGTGCAGCTACTTTCCCTAATGAGTATGTCGTAACAGGTGATGCTAAAAATGATAATGACTTTTACCAAGCAAGTCAGAAATTTCTTTCTACTTACGGCCAAGGTTTAAACATTCAGGAATTATTAGCTGGTGATGAAGCAAAGTACGTAAAGGCTATGCAGAAAATCGAAGCTGATATCAACAAAAATATCGAAGAGAACGTAAAGAAATTCAACCCGGGTAAAGAAGTGGTTGAATGGAAAAAAACTGATGCTAAAGTTGCTATTCTTAATTTATTGGTAAATTATGAAATGACTAAAAAGCAAATGTCTGGAAATCCTTCTTTCAAAATGGGGAAAGTATTTACAGACTATGAAAATAAATTAAAAGAAAACAATGACGAAATGGTGAAAACAAGCCCTTTCTTCAGACAATATCTTTTAACTAAAATGAGCCCTGATTTCCAAAAATTTGCTGAAGGAAAAAGTAAAGGTAAAACAGATATCACAACTACAGAATTGTTTAATGATTTCTTGAAGTCTCAGAAAGAAGTTTCTCAGATTACTAAAGATTATTTGTTGGCATTCGTAATGGCTCAGTCTGATATTCACCCACAAACTCCTGCTGCAACAACTGATAAAATCAAAAAAATCATCGAAGAAGATATCAAAGATGCTGGTGTAAAAGCAGATGTTAAAAAAATGCAGTTTACCATCAACGGATTCAAAATTGGTGATGATGCTCCAGAAGCTTCATTAGTAAAAGCAGACGGTTCAGCTTACAAATTGAGCGAGAACAAAGGGAAGCCTTACGTATTGGTTTTCTATGCATCTTGGAATCCTTACATCGCAGAAGGTACAATCCCAGTATTGAAAGAAGTAGTGAATTTCTATAAATCTAAAATGAATTTCGTTTTCGTAAATGTTGATGATACAAAAGATCAGTTTACAAAAACTAGCAATTCAATGATGAAAGGAATTCAGGGAACGAATGTTTATGCTGAAGGTGGTCTTAATTCTGACATCGCTAAAAAATACGGAGTTTATGGATTTAAATTGCCAAACTTCATCGTGGTAGACAAAAACGGTAAAATCGCAAGCAGATCTTTTGTTAACTTAGGTGATCAGGATTTGATTACGATCTTAGATAAAGAAACAGGTCTTTCTGCACCAAAGGTTGCTCCTCAACAGCAGATGATGCCTCAAATGAATATGGATCCATCAGCTCAGCCTGCTCCTCCAGTTCAGGAAGCTCCTCAGCAACCGGCTCAGACAAAATAATAAAACTTACACAATAGAAAAAAACCTTGTCTTCGGATAAGGTTTTTTTTATTGTATTTTTGCAAAGCGAAAATAAAAAGCTAATCGGTCAATAGCTCAAACATTTAAAGCTAAATTTTAAACTTTGAATGATAAGCTAATCATGAAAGCTGATTGCTTAGCCATTATATAGTACAGAAAAAATAGAAAATTTACGGGGATAGAAATAGAAAGCTATATCCGTAGCGATAGAAATTGATATGAGAAAGAAGAAAGATGTAATTCTTGAAAATATAAAATTGTTTGCCGCAGGCGCAAAAGGTGTTGCCATAGGAAAAACTGAAGAAGGAAAAACAGTACTGGTTTCAGGAGCAATTCCCGGCGATGTGGTGAATGCAAGAGTGAAAAAGTCAAAATCAAAATATTTTGAGGCAGAAGTAAAAGAAATTGTTGAGAAATCGCCATTCAGAGTTGAGCCAAAATGTATTCACTTCGGAACTTGTGGAGGTTGCAAATG comes from Chryseobacterium sp. 3008163 and encodes:
- a CDS encoding TlpA family protein disulfide reductase, producing MKKYLLLFVIAIFAMSCSKKVEVKGKIAGSSPLERVEFVEASGVATLPLINMGLDKDGNFAGTFEAPKNGMYVINYAGKQNLIFLKGGQTVNISGSAATFPNEYVVTGDAKNDNDFYQASQKFLSTYGQGLNIQELLAGDEAKYVKAMQKIEADINKNIEENVKKFNPGKEVVEWKKTDAKVAILNLLVNYEMTKKQMSGNPSFKMGKVFTDYENKLKENNDEMVKTSPFFRQYLLTKMSPDFQKFAEGKSKGKTDITTTELFNDFLKSQKEVSQITKDYLLAFVMAQSDIHPQTPAATTDKIKKIIEEDIKDAGVKADVKKMQFTINGFKIGDDAPEASLVKADGSAYKLSENKGKPYVLVFYASWNPYIAEGTIPVLKEVVNFYKSKMNFVFVNVDDTKDQFTKTSNSMMKGIQGTNVYAEGGLNSDIAKKYGVYGFKLPNFIVVDKNGKIASRSFVNLGDQDLITILDKETGLSAPKVAPQQQMMPQMNMDPSAQPAPPVQEAPQQPAQTK
- a CDS encoding succinate dehydrogenase cytochrome b subunit, which translates into the protein MAGLTSSSIGRKYAMALSAMFLLIFLLMHLSTNMTSVFSEDVFNSASHFMGYNPAVQFLMQPILMFAVIFHFAMGFILEIRNNKARPVKYADNKGSANSTWMSRNMIISGAVILAFLVLHFYDFYFPEMNYKYIQANTPDETRYYAELHHKFHDLWRVILYVVAFGLLGLHLAHGFQSSFQSIGARHPKYTPVIKAFGNWYSILIPLGFIFIAVFHYVTQ